Proteins encoded in a region of the Candidatus Poribacteria bacterium genome:
- the lptC gene encoding LPS export ABC transporter periplasmic protein LptC, translating to MNLTFDNTQRSGFGCIDGGKHNLSKIGAWLSVCLLLCVICCKNTDIPVSVTDESVEAVPTQKLEGFSTQHTEAGIIKWTLVGDASTFHGSYIEVENPTVEIFENGAVSITVSSQKGKQFLTGGKKDNLHLSGNVVGIGKDGTLYTDTLHWQNRMGRLYAPDEATLVRGDSTWVGVEMYANPTLETVEMKNNQFKLHSKDEKTHEHHKTPTEPE from the coding sequence TTGAATCTTACATTCGACAATACCCAGCGCAGTGGATTTGGATGCATCGACGGTGGAAAACACAACCTTAGCAAGATCGGCGCGTGGTTGTCCGTTTGTCTGCTACTTTGCGTAATTTGTTGTAAAAACACAGACATCCCGGTCAGTGTAACTGACGAATCTGTAGAAGCGGTTCCAACACAGAAATTGGAAGGGTTTTCTACGCAACACACCGAGGCAGGCATTATTAAATGGACACTTGTCGGAGACGCTTCAACGTTCCATGGAAGTTACATTGAAGTGGAAAACCCGACTGTCGAAATTTTTGAAAATGGTGCCGTTTCTATCACTGTGAGTAGCCAGAAAGGCAAACAATTTCTCACGGGTGGCAAAAAGGACAATCTGCACCTCTCAGGTAACGTCGTCGGTATCGGTAAAGATGGCACCTTGTATACCGATACACTCCATTGGCAAAACCGGATGGGCAGACTATACGCTCCTGACGAAGCGACACTCGTACGCGGAGATTCCACTTGGGTCGGTGTAGAAATGTACGCAAATCCGACCCTGGAAACCGTAGAAATGAAAAACAATCAATTCAAACTTCACTCAAAAGATGAGAAAACGCATGAACACCATAAAACCCCAACTGAACCAGAGTAG